In Helicobacter mastomyrinus, the sequence AAATATTCTAACTTTTTAGTTTCCTCATAAAGCACTAAATACAAATCTCGTGCTTTCTCAAATTGATTTTGTGCCTCATAATCTAATGCTTCAAAAAGATAATCATCTTCATTGAATGCCCCATAAGATAGGCATATAAAGCAAAATAGTGCCATTATAATTCTCATTTTTTCTCCTTTGGGCATATACCCGGGCATTGACTTTTAAGCAGCATAACAGAATGCCTATCAAGGTTTTTGTGAGATTCCCAAAAAGGAAAGGTGCGGCATTGTTTAGGACGATAAGGATAAATGCTACATTTGCCGCTTGCACCATCAAGGAATATGCAGGCTAAGCCATTATAATGTGCTTTTTCTAAAAATGAAAACCGATACCCGACCTTACGCACATATTGCGTACAAAATGATTCAAAGCTCAAGGCAAGAGCTGAAGCGATTCTTTGCATTTCATAAACGCTTACAAATACATATCCGCTTTGCCCTGTGCAGCATCGCCCTCCACAGCCGTCGCACTCATTTGCATTAAATATAAAAGGATAGTTTTTATTTATACTCATAGAATTTTTTCGCATCACTTTTATAGATTCTGTTTACGTATTCTACTTGCGAATCTTTAATACGTTCTGTAAAGAAATGATTTCCACGATGAATATGATTCAAAATAAGCTGCTCTACACCTATGGCGGTAGAATAATTCACCCAGTCATAGCGCAAATCCCCACCAAGCAATGCTGCATATTCCACAAGACGTTGGTTTTGGTTATTGATAACATTTGTGATAAATAGATTCTTGCGATCGTCTTTTTGAATCAGTAGTAAAAGTGAGGGGTTAAAGTTAATTTGCGTAGAAAGTAGCTTGTCTGGCACTTCCTTAGAGAGTGCGAGCTGCGAAGCCATAAGCCCTGTTTTGGTAACAGGGGTATTAAAAAAGATGACATTATCAGCAATAAACTTTTCGTGTTTTTCTAATTTTTGGGAAAATGTTGTCGCTGATTGAAAATCTACAACTTCTTCAAATACGACTTTATCACTTTTATTTTTTAATATTTCTCCTAGATGCCGTCCCACAGAGCTACTATCATTATAAGCGACAATATCTTTATCTCCTGTTAAAGAAAGCAAGAGTTCAATCTGTGCCTCATAATCAATTCCGCCAAAAAGGAGTTTCTTAGGTATATGGGTATGAATACTATGTTTATTGATTGTGGGAAGGTAGGTAGGAAGGCTTATATCAAGCTTTGCAAACTCCTGTGCACCATTTGGGGTAAGAATAGCAATCACAAAATCATATTGATTTTTCACAATACGTTCGTAAGTATTTTCAAGATTATTGGGGCTTTCATCGCCTGTATCGAATACTTCAAACATAAAATCATTTCCTCTTGCCATCAGGTATGCTAAAATTGTATCAATACTGCTTGAACTATAACGCCCAATGATTTTTTTTGGCATTAGCAGTGCTAGTCTAATTTTTGCATTGCTTTGCAATGTCGTAGGTATCATAGCATCGCTAATACCCAAATCCTCAAGCACACTAGCAAGTTTTGAGCGGAGTTCTGCATTCTCACTTTGTGGGTCAAAAAACGCTATAAATGAGAAAAATTGCCCCTTTGCAAAATAATTGAGCAAACACGAAGAGCTACATTTATCCGTGCTGATATTAAGCACTTCTTGCTGTGGCAATGGAAGTGGAGAGATGATATAGCTTTTTGCCACAGCATTTATAGCAAAGATTCCGCATAGACATAAAAGCATCAATGCTTTTAGGCAAATTTGTTTCATAATTGTCCCTTTGCAATCAAAAAGTGATTGTGTGTTTCTATTTTAAGAGAGGGATTGCGCACAAGTTCATTTAAGGAATAAGTAACCAAAAATTGTTTGTTATTGTGCCATAAAATTCTACCCCCTTCTAAATGTTGTCCTAAAATATGCTCTGCTACTTGATTGCCCAGCAAAATACATATTTTTGGTGCGATTTTCTGCAGTTGGGAGAGGCAAAAGCCCATACAGGAGAGTATCTCACTTTTGTCAATATGCAGATTATGCCCATCGCATTTTACCAATGAAAGAATGCAGGTGTGCGATATGGAAAGATGAAAAACACGTTCGATTATGTTTTTTAACATAAGTGCACTTTTATTTTGCACAAACTGCCCTTTTTCATCAATAAGGGGTATTTCGCTAATAAAGCAAAGCGGAGCTTTGGGATTAAAAAGCCCTATGCTAGGTTCTTTACAATGCTTGATACGATTACATAAAGAGCAGTTTTTAATTGCAGATTCTAAATTATTTTGTAGTGGCACAGCGGGGACTTGGCGATAAAAATGGCTACTATATTGCTCTCCACAGGCATATCTCCCATAGAGTTGCTTAAGATGGAGCAATTTAAGAATCTGCGCTTTCACCCTTAATCCCTGCTATATATCAAGCTCCAGTCCCACCGGACAATGATCGCTACCAAAAATATACGGATAAATAAACGCATCTTTTAAATGCTCTCGCAAAGCATTTGAGCATAAAAAATAATCAATCCGCCAACCTGTATTATTCTCCCTTGCCTTACCCATATAGCTCCACCAGCTATAAGCCCCCTCTAATGTGGGATAAAAATACCGAAAGCTATCAATAAAGCCAGATTCTAAAAGCTCACTCATTTTGCCACGTTCCTCATCTGTGAATCCAGC encodes:
- a CDS encoding YkgJ family cysteine cluster protein; this translates as MSINKNYPFIFNANECDGCGGRCCTGQSGYVFVSVYEMQRIASALALSFESFCTQYVRKVGYRFSFLEKAHYNGLACIFLDGASGKCSIYPYRPKQCRTFPFWESHKNLDRHSVMLLKSQCPGICPKEKK
- a CDS encoding uracil-DNA glycosylase family protein, whose protein sequence is MKAQILKLLHLKQLYGRYACGEQYSSHFYRQVPAVPLQNNLESAIKNCSLCNRIKHCKEPSIGLFNPKAPLCFISEIPLIDEKGQFVQNKSALMLKNIIERVFHLSISHTCILSLVKCDGHNLHIDKSEILSCMGFCLSQLQKIAPKICILLGNQVAEHILGQHLEGGRILWHNNKQFLVTYSLNELVRNPSLKIETHNHFLIAKGQL